One Vespa crabro chromosome 4, iyVesCrab1.2, whole genome shotgun sequence DNA segment encodes these proteins:
- the LOC124423927 gene encoding fidgetin-like protein 1, whose translation MSFCNTKDIAKEYNNFLAAYQELKFSKLNQNQHKILDIERRCLAVKYLTAKRSGFEDVATCLLEKGLEEYQQQIEKGGNYWNLVEMKIAENDNDPLQWKSGLNDVKTAVDFVKCLPCQDENTSSCKERIVNDGYIQDIVDMWKTQDTRRRKCNVQTRPMYETIQANDDKISLINKNFQKNEINVASSSARYYSDKNSRVEINKEEFQNLGTPGYSFKTARDELSAQQSLRNRPAQKKTLGGKSSINSRFVCPFKREKEKVMHCQGNTTENESNSTELEDERLKNIDPKMIELVKNEIMDLRTSVSWDDIAGLEYAKKIIKEVIVFPMLRPDIFTGLRRPPKGILLFGPPGTGKTLIGRCIAVQSKSTFFSISASSLTSKWIGEGEKMVRALFAVARVHQPSVIFIDEIDSLLSQRSETEHESSRRLKTEFLVQLDGAATSEDDRILIIGATNRPQELDEAARRRLVKRLYIPLPELEARRQIVNNLLTSVPNNITEQNIIDIARQAEGYSGADMTNLCKEASMGPIRSIPFSQLENIQTEEIRSVTFDDFKEALQNVRPSVSQLDLAVYVDWDRTYGSGFLQNDKV comes from the exons ATGTCTTTTTGTAATACAAAGGACATTgccaaagaatataataattttttggcAGCTTAtcaagaattaaaattttcaaaacttAATCAAAATCAACATAAAATACTGGACATTGAACGACGTTGTCTTGCTGTGAAATATTTAACAGCAAAAAGATC GGGCTTTGAGGATGTAGCAACATGTTTGCTCGAAAAAGGCCTAGAAGAATATCAACAACAGATAGAAAAGGGCGGGAATTATTGGAATTTAGTTGAAATGAAAATTGctgaaaatgataatgatcCATTACAATGGAAATCAGGATTAAACGATGTAAAAACAGCAGTTGATTTCGTAAAATGTTTGCCATGTCAAGATGAGAATACTTCATCATGCAAAGAAAGAATTGTTAATGATGGTTATATCCAAGATATTGTTGATATGTGGAAGACACAGGATACAAGAAGGAGGAAATGTAATGTACAAACACGGCCAATGTATGAAACAATTCAAGcaaatgatgataaaatttctcttataaataagaatttccagaaaaatgaaataaatgttgCTTCATCATCTGCACGATATTATAGTGATAAAAACAGTCGTGTAGAA attaataaagaagaatttcAGAACTTAGGAACTCCAGGTTATTCATTTAAAACTGCCAGAGATGAATTAAGTGCTCAACAAAGTTTAAGGAATAGGCCAGCACAGAAGAAGACATTAGGTGGTAAATCTTCTATTAATTCTCGATTTGTGTGTCCGTTTAaacgtgagaaagaaaaagtaatgcaTTGCCAAGGTAACACAACAGAAAATGAAAGTAATTCGACAGAACTAGAAGATGAGAGgttgaaaaatattgatccAAAAATGATAGAGCtagttaaaaatgaaattatggaTTTACGAACATCAGTTTCTTGGGATGATATTGCAGGACTTGAATAtgctaaaaaaattattaaagaagtaATTGTATTTCCTATGTTAAGACCTGATATTTTTACTGGCTTACGTAGACCACCAAaaggaattttattatttggacCACCTGGTACGGGTAAAACATTGATTGGAAGATGCATTGCAGTGCAAAGTAaatcaacatttttttctatatcagCAAGCTCTTTAACTTCAAAGTGGATAggtgaaggagaaaaaatggTTAGAGCATTATTTGCTGTAGCTAGAGTACATCAACCTtcagttattttcattgatgaAATAGACTCTTTACTTAGTCAAAGATCAGAGACAGAGCATGAAAGTTCAAGAAGACTTAAAACCGAATTTTTAGTACAACTAGATGGTGCAGCAACTTCTGAAGATGATCGCATTTTAATAATAGGTGCAACAAATAGACCGCAAGAATTAGATGAAGCAGCACGTCGTCGTCTTGTTAAAAGGCTCTACATTCCTTTACCAGAGTTGGAAGCACGAAgacaaattgtaaataatttattaacgtCGGTACCAAATAATATTACAGagcaaaatattattgatattgctcGACAAGCAGAAGGTTATTCAGGCGCTGATATGACTAATTTATGTAAGGAAGCTAGTATGGGACCTATTAGAAGTATTCCATTTAGTCAACTAGAAAATATACAAACTGAAGAAATTAGATCGGTAACATTTGATGATTTTAAAGAAGCTCTACAAAATGTACGTCCTAGTGTTTCTCAATTAGATCTGGCAGTCTATGTTGATTGGGACCGCACATATGGTTCTGGTTTCCTACAGAATGATAAGGTATGA
- the LOC124423924 gene encoding rab3 GTPase-activating protein non-catalytic subunit, with amino-acid sequence MSCQIKTIGNLKDVNKVKEILSGDAVARPEFVASHELPLQDYFVSLSSAGDVLALAQNTKMIILISKWDSQEPSELKNKFHIVWNGIVAENQNEWVTSIICLPLISLGKVSAGNNPDWTCIAVGFNNGFLRFYTETGALLLEQQLHNEPIIGIKCQSSSVHRHSISKQPLEELYIIYRSIICILQGFPLFSTLRACRNHLARVQAKCNDISPATTLSYKKWEFRNQDITNDVEIIGTTSVSSFNHLMTASLCGGYNALYRSSAPQHNLVMATGKRPFIGFHYALEGGNAPVLSDVAAAMASKLVNAIGTAVPWFRSNSKTSTSLEISKNNSQESTETLSCRYSISDLMREGDSIVCSPNKMLSAVTDAIGRVTLVDNKRGVAIRMWKGYRDAQCGWIEVGEDKYSGIHKNSNKGVRTSHVRNTLFLVIYAPKKGVIDIWGIQQGPKITTFTASKNGRLLYINYGLLGINETTNLNKNEAQHTCVFMDPLGGLKEIIVPFHFALSSKNAKKACDIYLLRKLKNFLREEDFDKEKLITEVCNVCLAIKTNEVRLQTLELLMNTKDILPDALLAATNCFAKTFDGSDLNIMESAAKIVYKLTVQLQKIITFYMFIINSDLENTVKSIESSDHENSNIEMLVLTLLISEHEVDRILTLHKTIYNIEHDNVKSGCKVKFNDNERKFFNFLMCFDFGVSNLAVLQKDIKLEKKYQISVLIFEKCMSFHETIETWKTAAANSNIQPHVFMQLVLIYWMYKEGDRRLESTLTQFTRLLHVICSLNSIEEICVDCNENSLWWKDVRTILTESLNPLHAYTAALACRAVAVTLEKYKDKTYNTTEETYDSNKNDADDSNNDSQAKEEISSEETKHEEVHNSISEWENVSKDTCQFTLLIGNLEDVMVLNAVVRQQPLRDPTTDFFKLPFEIQNISLGMILSNGKGSVSEIVAKWLSSTGVHPAQLVDMADIEFEQLHFVENVVPEKEVSGINLQEDAIDDTPSSSVENQTEPTTNTTAQAWVLEKLTLLKHHFPYSLTSSVLLANLCWEFAMAWNKNVSELEGLEAALTVLRHIPMKQMQHGVCCLLWTLHIKKRMEAAGKIMNKLGKLPKERLSVQETGLSDKQLVTFLQHCVTFFDIFSEAEILQTSNNILLKSEELWEGQSSGLQPFALSALSQTPAWYELIILHLQITNILYMMAYFNLKISKPLNNLFEGVTQPYFFQDISDKIMFTWNHDDRKDSLRLEFLRHVITASMDFIHQETVDGKTLSSTQAVLWMSRCQTLGSMWKLNSDELRIHQVCQLYINGFDRLAEEVAAAVNNTEKLATDLLPIAGRRMMAYLSKSPDLLEEVSRISTTLIKYLESLDMSELILTNCSNNDTIELIHKISRYLPETHCEFHVVQRMLDATFIYQDKT; translated from the exons ATGTCTTGTCAAATAAAGACAATTGGCAATTTAAAAGACGTGAACAAAGTCAAAGAAATACTTTCTGGAGATGCTGTTGCCAGAC CTGAATTTGTTGCAAGTCATGAATTACCTTTACAAGAttattttgtctctctttcatccGCTGGTGATGTTCTTGCACTGGCACAAAATACTAAAATGATCATATtaatat cAAAGTGGGATTCGCAGGAACCaagtgaattaaaaaataaatttcacatTGTGTGGAATGGAATAGTTGCAGAAAATCAAAA CGAATGGGTTACTTCGATAATATGTTTACCTCTGATATCATTGGGTAAAGTAAGTGCTGGTAACAATCCTGATTGGACATGTATAGCAGTAGGATTCAATAATGGCTTTTTGAGATTTTATACAGAA ACAGGTGCATTACTATTAGAGCAACAGCTACATAATGAACCAATCATTGGAATAAAATGTCAGTCATCTTCCGTTCATAGGCATTCAATCAGTAAGCAACCATTGGAagaattgtatataatttatagaagTATCATATGTATACTGCAGggttttccattattttcaaCTTTACGAGCATGCAGGAATCATTTAGCTAGAG TGCAAGCTAAATGTAATGATATATCTCCAGCTACTACCTTATCATACAAGAAATGGGAATTCAGAAATCAAGATATCACAAATGATGTTGAAATTATTGGTACAACATCTGTGAGCagttttaatcatttaatgaCTGCTTCCTTATGTGGTGGATATAATGCATTATATAGATCTAGTGCTCCACAACATAATTTGGTTATGGCTACTGGTAAAAGGCCGTTCATTGGTTTTCATTATGCATTAGAAGGTGGCAATGCTCCTGTTTTATCTGACGTTGCTGCTGCAATGGCCAGTAAATTAGTAAATGCTATTGGAACTGCTGTTCC TTGGTTTCGAAGCAATTCAAAAACTTCTACATCACTTGAAAtctctaaaaataatagtcaaGAATCTACTGAGACATTGAGCTGTAGGTACAGCATAAGTGATCTAATGAGAGAAGGTGATTCCATTGTTTGTAGTccaaataaaatgttatcagCCGTAACAGATGCAATCGGTAGAGTAACATTAGTAGATAATAAAAGAGGGGTTGCAATAAGAATGTGGAAAGGATATCGTGATGCACAATGTGGATGGATTGAAGTTGGAGAAGACAAATATTCTGGAATACATAAGAATTCTAATAAAGGTGTACGCACATCACACGTTCGGAACACATTGTTTTTAGTTATTTATGCTCCAAAGAAGGGTGTAATAGATATATGGGGAATTCAGCAAGGTCCCAAAATTACAACCTTTACTGCCAGTAAAAATGGACG ATTGCTGTACATTAATTATGGCCTGTTAGGTATAAATGAAACTACAAATTTAAACAAGAATGAAGCACAACATACTTGTGTATTTATGGATCCCCTTGGaggattaaaagaaataattgttcCATTTCATTTTGCACTTAGTAGTAAAAATGCTAAAAAGGCGTGtgatatatatcttcttcgtaaattgaaaaattttctaagagAGGAAGattttgataaagaaaaattaattacagaaGTTTGCAATGTGTGCTTAGctataaaaacaaatgagGTCAGATTGCAAACActagaattattaatgaatactAAGGATATTTTACCTGATGCATTATTAGCTGCTACAAATTGTTTCGCCAAAACATTTGATGGATCAG atctGAATATCATGGAGTCAGCAgcaaaaattgtatataaattaactGTGCAATtacagaaaataataacattttatatgtTCATTATTAATTCTGATTTAGAAAATACAGTAAAGTCAATTGAATCGTCTGATCatgaaaattcaaatattgaaatgctagttttaacattattaatttctgAACATGAAGTTGATAGAATATTAACCTTacataaaactatatataatatagaacaTGACAATGTTAAATCTGGATGTAAAgtgaaatttaatgataatgaaagaaaattttttaacttctTGATGTGTTTTGATTTTGGTGTATCAAATTTGGCAGTTTTACAGAAAGAcattaaattagaaaagaaataccaAATTT CTGTATTGATTTTTGAAAAGTGTATGTCTTTTCATGAAACTATTGAAACATGGAAAACTGCTGCTGCAAATAGTAATATTCAGCCACATGTTTTTATGCAGcttgtattaatttattggaTGTACAAAGAGGGTGATAGAAGATTAGAATCAACACTAACACAATTTACACGATTATTGCATGTTATTTGTTCATTAAATA GTATAGAAGAAATATGTGTCGACTGTAATGAGAATTCTTTATGGTGGAAAGATGTACGTACTATTTTAACTGAATCTTTAAATCCTCTACATGCATATACTGCAGCATTAGCATGTAGAGCAGTTGCTGTAACATTAGAAAAGTATAAAGATAAGACATATAATACTACAGAAGAAACTTATGATAGCAACAAAAATGATGctgatgatagtaataatgattcaCAAGCAAAAGAGGAAATAAGTAGTGAAGAAACTAAACATGAAGAAGTACATAATTCTATAAGTGAATGGGAAAATGTTAGTAAGGATACATGTCAATTTACTTTACTTATAGGAAACCTTGAAGATGTTATGGTTTTAAATGCAGTTGTAAg gcAACAACCTTTGAGAGATCCAACAACTgacttttttaaattaccttttgaaatacaaaatatttccttGGGAATGATTTTATCTAATGGAAAAG GTTCCGTTTCTGAAATTGTTGCAAAATGGTTAAGTTCAACAGGTGTACATCCTGCACAATTAGTAGATATGGCTGACATTGAATTTGAACAATTGCATTTTGTAGAAAATGTAGTACCTGAGAAAGAAGTATCTGGTATTAATTTACAAGAAGATGCAATAGATGATACACCTTCTTCATCTGTAGAAAATCAAACAGAGCCAACTACAAATACAACAGCACAAGCGTGGGTGCTAG aaAAATTGACTTTGTTGAAACATCACTTTCCATATAGTTTAACAAGCAGCGTACTTCTTGCAAATTTATGTTGGGAATTTGCTATGGCTTGGAATAAGAATGTCTCAGAGTTAGAAGGTCTTGAAGCAGCTCTAACTGTTTTGCGTCATATACCTATGAAACAAATGCAACATG GTGTTTGTTGTCTTTTGTGgacattacatataaaaaagaggaTGGAAGCAGCTGGAAAAATCATGAATAAGCTAGGTAAACTACCAAAGGAGAGATTATCTGTACAAGAAACTGGACTTTCTGACAAGCAATTAGTTACATTCTTGCAACATTGTGTTACattctttgatatatttaGTGAA GCTGAAATACTGCaaacaagtaataatatattacttaaaTCAGAAGAATTATGGGAAGGTCAATCATCTGGACTACAACCATTTGCACTTTCAGCTCTATCACAAACACCAGCATGGtacgaattaattatactACATTTGCAGATaactaatattttatacatgatGGCATATTTCAACCTAAAGATATCAAAGCCtctgaataatttatttgaaggagtg acTCAACCATACTTTTTTCAAGATATATCagataaaataatgtttactTGGAATCATGATGATAGGAAAGATAGTTTACGTTTAGAATTTTTACGTCATGTAATTACAGCTTCTATGGATTTCATTCATCAAGAAACTGTAGATGGGAAAACATTAAGTTCTACGCAAGCTGTACTCTGGATGAGCAGATGTCAAACATTGGGTTCTATGTGGAAATTAAATAGTGATGAATTAAGGATTCATCAAGTTTGTCAACTTTATATTAATGGATTTGATAGATTAGCAGAAGAG GTTGCTGCAGCTGTGAACAACACTGAAAAATTAGCAACAGATTTATTGCCTATAGCTGGAAGAAGAATGATGGCATATCTTTCAAAATCACCAGATTTATTAGAAGAAGTTTCACGAATAAGTACAACACTAATTAAATATCTTGAAAGTTTA gaTATGTCAGAATTAATTCTTACAAACTGTTCCAACAATGATACCATAGAATTAATCCACAAAATATCAAGATATTTACCTGAAACTCACTGTGAATTTCATGTAGTACAACGGATGTTAGATGctacttttatatatcaagATAAAACGTAA
- the LOC124423923 gene encoding DNA polymerase alpha catalytic subunit, giving the protein MSEAQESPSGRTRRQKSGKSACLLALQKLKQLKGSKHKYEIDELENVYEEVDEQEYSKTVIKRQNDDWIVDDGESGYIEDGREIFDDDLDESSIQHAMKHGNSGPRKKKKNITKSKKNIQDMIMLMPSNKKVNNTVEDDILGDLMSELKKEDTKKVSDSNNGRAKFCKTYCINNMSNQDVESKKKVTTSDNDICLSMDISNDSDNDEPMFGTLEKIDSKKKSININKTSNNDARPQSTSQEITNDVSDESQSLSIDKCSSVKEVSASQIIEDESLDISEYVGDLSEVDFENSSLNENEHLKGSVPTISKPENHTKTKSLTLCKDSDILEENSEIFNQIWNDDFGMQATNVEVSAENADVSIPFIKNSAGEQIFRFYWWDAYEDSFKQPGIVYLFGKVYVPSTKTYCSCCLTVKNIPRRIYLLPREFIKNSSDSEPRQTSIHDVYKEFNEFANKSGIKEFRSSQVSKYYAFEQEDTPKFSDYLEVRYSTNYPLIDSGYSGPAIEKIFGTTVKSLELLLIERNIKGPCWLDVKCAIPTGIQTSWCKLNITCMKMENISVSSESQNLAIPPMVIATLNVRVSAHAKSQQNEVVMVGILLHHKYNIDKERPKPPHLFKQSFCIITKPRDIPWPRQAQGVLSKIKYTTIIRCENEHDLLEELLKIIENVDPDLFIGYDCGFQFDVLLHRIFNLRVSNWSRIGKLKRSVHPIIKGKINIGQAMAGRPLCDIQISAKELNLKVRSYDLQSLCIAVLKQTENEYKELKPGECSLFYNTVEKMENLIKRTLMEASYILSITFELEILPLALQITSIAGNILSRTLSAGRAERNEYLLLHAFHLKNYITPDKQQGKLKKDIEGDNPRRKKAAYAGGLVLTAQKGFYDTLILLMDFNSLYPSIIQEYNLCFTTVPGAAYADYEDLEIPDSSLEPGVIPTEIRKLVESRVEIKKLMKAPNITSELKVQYNIRQMALKLTANSMYGCLGATHCRFYAKGLAALITSKGREILQDTKRMVEKLNYDVIYGDTDSIMIKTNILDYDEVFSIGKKIKQEVNKLYKKVELDIDGVFRYLLLLQKKKYAAVTMTKLPNGKIQLNQEHKGLDIVRRDWCQLACETGKRILNQLFSEQSNDTRVEEIFSILQTVSKSVRENQVPLSSLIVTKQLSKNPHEYPDRKQAHVSVALRLNKEGGRMWKVGDTISYIICEDGTDKSATERAFHIDEFKKKDNLKIDINYYLMNQILPVVLRICEPIEGIDDVLLARNLGLENVYKSKATVNEQNNLNAPILINEDRFKYCFPLKFNCKNEKCKAEVTLNGVTSLIAEGNRLSLGMCPNPECTMPPWKYLKAIQNELQLALRSLIDTYYESWLECENPLCSYRTKKLPLTFNAKYPKCPKCMDAFMHRVYSDMQLYNQICFYHHIFDINQPQYKSLLSNYSREVISAYETLRETTEKFLKCNAYSVINLGAIFTCKHSKYSKRSNNFIENDVSYEETPNTENLIIDESDDEFIINLSNKTFLMNTDT; this is encoded by the exons ATGAGCGAAGCACAAG aATCCCCTTCTGGTAGAACGAGAAGGCAAAAATCTGGAAAAAGTGCTTGTCTTTTAGCGTTACAAAAATTGAAACAATTAAAAGGTAGTAAGCACAAGTATGAGATTGACGAATTAGAAAATGTTTATGAGGAGGTCGATGAACAGGAATATAGTAAAACTGTTATAAAACGTCAAAATGATGATTGGATTGTTGATGATG GTGAAAGCGGATACATAGAAGATGGTAGAGAAATCTTTGATGATGACTTAGATGAAAGTAGTATTCAGCATGCGATGAAGCATGGTAATTCAGGAcctagaaagaagaaaaagaatattactaaaagcaaaaagaatatTCAAGATATGATTATGCTAATGCCttctaataaaaaagttaataatactGTCGAAGATGATATTTTAGGAGACTTAATGAGTGAACTTAAAAAGGAAGATACCAAAAAAGTATCTGATTCAAACAATGGTAGAGCTAAATTTTGTAAAacatattgtataaataatat GAGCAATCAAGATgtagaaagtaagaaaaaagtaacaacaaGTGACAATGATATATGTTTAAGTATGGACATATCTAATGATAGTGATAATGATGAACCAATGTTTGGtacattagaaaaaatagattctaagaaaaaatcaataaatatcaataagacATCAAATAATGATGCACGTCCCCAAAGTACAAGTCAAGAAATTACTAATGATGTTAGTGATGAGTCCCAATCATTATCCATAGATAAATGCAGCAGTGTGAAAGAAGTATCAGCTAGTCAAATAATTGAAGATGAAAGTCTAGACATCAGTGAATATGTTGGTGAT TTGTCTGAAGTAGATTTTGAAAATTCAagtttaaatgaaaatgaacattTGAAAGGATCAGTACCCACAATTTCGAAACCTGAAAATCATACTAAGACTAAATCTCTAACACTCTGCAAAGATTCTGATATATTAGAGGAAAATTctgaaatttttaatcaaatatgGAATGATGATTTTGGGATGCAAGCAACAAATGTTGAAGTTTCTGCAGAAAATGCAGATGTATCTAtaccatttataaaaaattcagCTGGTGaacaaatttttcgtttttactgGTGGGATGCATATGAAGATTCTTTTAAGCAACCAGGCATTGTATACTTATTTGGAAAAGTTTATGTTCCATCTACTAAAACATACTGTTCTTGCTGTCTTAcagtaaaaaatattccaagAAGAATTTATCTTTTACCTAGAGAATtt ataaaaaattcttctgATTCAGAACCAAGACAAACTAGCATACATGATGTATATAAAGAATTCAATGAATTTGCTAATAAATCAGGGATCAAAGAATTCAGATCTAGTCAAGTTTCTAAATATTATGCTTTCGAACAAGAAGATACACCTAAATTTTCTGACTACTTAGAAGTTAGATATTCTACAAATTATCCACTTATAGATTCAGGGTATTCAGGACCTgctatagaaaaaatttttggaACTACAGTAAAAAGTTTAGAACTTTTacttatagaaagaaatatcaaggGCCCTTGCTGGTTAGATGTCAAATGTGCAATTCCTACAGGAATACAAACAAGTTGGTGTAAATTAAAT ATAACATGcatgaaaatggaaaatatttctgTTAGTTCAGAATCTCAAAATTTAGCAATACCTCCAATGGTAATAGCAACGTTAAACGTACGTGTATCTGCACATGCAAAATCACAACAAAATGAAGTTGTAATGGTTGgaattcttcttcatcataaatataatattgacaaaGAACGGCCTAAACCACCACATTTATTTAAGCAAAGTTTTTGCA TTATAACTAAGCCACGAGATATTCCATGGCCAAGACAAGCACAAGGAGTATTgtcaaaaatcaaatatactacaataataagatgTGAAAATGAACATGATTTACTTGAAGAATTGCTtaagataatagaaaatgtAGATCCAGATTTATTTATTGGTTATGATTGTGGATTCCAATTCGATGTTTTGTTACATAGGATTTTTAATCTTAGAGTATCCAATTGGAGTAGAATTGGGAAATTAAAACGTAGTGTACATCCTATTATTAAA ggaaaaattaatataggcCAAGCAATGGCTGGTCGTCCTCTTTGTGATATACAAATTTCagcaaaagaattaaatttaaaagttaGGAGTTATGATTTGCAATCACTTTGCATAGCA GTTTTAAAACAAACTGAAAATGAGTACAAAGAATTAAAACCTGGAGAATgctctttattttataatacagtagaaaaaatggaaaatcttATAAAACGTACTTTGATGGAAGCATCATATATTTTGTCTATAACATTTGAACTTGAAATATTACCACTTGCATTGCAAATTACTTCTATAGCTG gtaatattttatcaagaaCATTATCAGCTGGCCGAgcagaaagaaatgaatatcttttattacatgcttttcatttaaaaaattacataacgCCAGATAAACAgcaaggaaaattaaaaaaagatattgagGGTG ataatccTCGGAGAAAAAAGGCAGCTTATGCAGGTGGTTTAGTATTAACTGCACAAAAAGGCTTTTATgatacattgattttattaatggactttaattctttatatccTAGTATAATACAAGAGTACAATTTATGTTTTACCACAGTACCAGGTGCAGCATATGCTGATTATGag gaTTTGGAAATACCAGATTCGAGTTTAGAACCAGGCGTCATACCTACAGAAATACGTAAACTCGTGGAAAGTAGAGttgagattaaaaaattaatgaaagcaCCAAATATTACATCAGAGTTAAAAGTACAATACAATATACGACAAATGGCTTTGAAACTTACAGCGAATTCGATGTATGGATGTTTAGGTGCAACCCATTGCAGATTTTATGCTAAAGGATTAGCTGCTTTAATAACAT CAAAGGGTAGAGAAATATTGCAAGATACAAAACGTATGgtggaaaaattaaattacgatGTTATTTATGGAGATACTGACtctataatgataaaaactaatATTCTTGATTATGATGAGGTTTTTTCTATTGGAAAAAAG ATCAAACAAGAGGTGAACAAGTTGTATAAAAAAGTAGAATTGGATATTGATGGTgtatttcgatatttattacttttacaaaagaagaaatatgcTGCTGTTACTATGACTAAATTACCAAATGGGAAGATACAATTAAATCAAGAACACAAAGGTTTGGATATTGTAAGAAGAGATTGGTGTCAATTAGCTTGTGAAACTGGAAA GAGAATTTTAAATCAGCTATTTTCCGAGCAATCGAATGACACTCGAGTGGAAGAAATATTTAGTATTTTACAAACTGTTTCAAAAAGTGTCAGAGAAAATCAAGTACCTTTGTCTTCATTAATTGTTACTAAGCAACTTTCTAAAAATCCTCATGAATATCCTGATAGAAAACAAGCGCATGTTTCAGTTGCATtaagattaaataaagaaGGTGGTAGGATGTGGAAAGTTGGTGATACTATATCCTATATTATATGCGAG gaTGGAACAGATAAGTCTGCTACAGAAAGAGCTTTTCATATTGATGAAtttaagaaaaaggataatttaaaaatcgaCATTAACTATTATTTGATGAATCAAATACTCCCAGTTGTATTAAGGATTTGTGAACCAATAGAAGGAATAGACGATGTATTATTGGCGAGAAATTTAG gtttagaaaatgtttataaatcgAAAGCAACAGTTAATGAACAAAACAATCTTAATGCAccaattttaataaatgaagatAGATTTAAGTATTGCTTTCCTTTAAAATTCaattgtaaaaatgaaaaatgtaaagCTGAAGTTACGCTAAATGGTGTTACATCCCTAATT GCCGAAGGTAATCGTCTATCATTAGGTATGTGTCCTAATCCAGAATGTACAATGCCTCCATGGAAATATCTTAAGGCTATACAAAATGAATTGCAACTCGCTTTGAGATCTCTAATAGATACTTATTATGAAAGTTGGCTGGAATGTGAAAATCCTCTTTGTTCATACAGAACTAAAAAATTACCACTAACTTTTAATGCAAAGTATCCTAAATGTCCTAAATGCATGGATGCTTTTATGCATAGAGTA taTTCAGATATGCAACTGTATaatcaaatttgtttttatcatcataTTTTTGACATAAACCAACCTCAATACAAAT CTCTATTAAGCAACTATTCACGAGAAGTAATATCAGCATATGAAACCTTAAGAGAGACtactgaaaaatttttaaagtgtAATGCATATTCAGTTATAAATTTAGGTGCAATATTTACATGCAAGCATTCAAAGTATTCCAAACGatccaataattttattgaaaatgatgTGTCTTATGAAGAAACACCTAATACAGAAAATCTAATTATAGATGAATCAGATgatgaatttataataaatctaagtaacaaaacttttttaatgaatacgGACACTTGA